Proteins encoded by one window of Vanacampus margaritifer isolate UIUO_Vmar chromosome 17, RoL_Vmar_1.0, whole genome shotgun sequence:
- the bloc1s4 gene encoding biogenesis of lysosome-related organelles complex 1 subunit 4, translating into MDHRRVDRVGLLSPLEESSAEISRDSGIVSQSASSLSMVSDIFSSGTVSQSPSFGAAANVVASPSPSLHDAAAAAAAQHGPEWHDEDLVHTALAYSSYVRASAGEEILCLEKSLEEMLTRVDEFVGMLDMIRCDTSQIVSENLPQIQQKSEEMRQLYRRIDKLEGFVKMVGANVGAMEEQLTQAEGELATLPGAFKKIFRTMSVPGFLNKPNSPRRTAPHQQHQEIPRVFCTDDYIVTSQQAEQ; encoded by the exons ATGGACCACCGTCGCGTGGACAGGGTGGGCCTCCTATCCCCTCTGGAGGAGTCGAGCGCCGAAATCAGCCGGGACAGTGGCATCGTGTCGCAGAGCGCCAGCAGCCTGTCGATGGTGAGCGACATCTTCAGTAGCGGCACCGTGTCGCAGAGCCCCAGCTTCGGCGCGGCGGCTAACGTCGTCGCGTCGCCCAGTCCGAGCCTTCAtgatgcggcggcggcggcggcagcccAGCACGGCCCGGAATGGCACGACGAGGACCTGGTCCACACAGCCCTCGCGTACTCCTCCTACGTGAGGGCATCAGCAGGGGAAGAG ATTCTGTGCTTGGAAAAAAGCTTGGAAGAAATGCTGACCAGAGTGGACGAGTTTGTCGGCATGCTGGATATG ATACGTTGCGATACGTCACAGATCGTGAGCGAAAACCTACCTCAAATTCAGCAGAAGTCTGAGGAAATGAGACAACTTTATAGACGCATCGACAAGTTAGAG GGCTTTGTCAAAATGGTGGGCGCCAACGTTGGCGCCATGGAGGAACAGTTGACCCAGGCGGAGGGAGAACTAGCCACGCTACCGGGCGCCTTCAAGAAGATCTTCCGCACAATGAGCGTGCCCGGCTTCTTAAAT AAACCAAACAGCCCACGAAGAACAGCGCCACATCAGCAGCATCAAGAAATCCCTCGCGTGTTCTGCACGGATGACTACATCGTCACATCGCAGCAGGCCGAGCAGTGA
- the LOC144037765 gene encoding nuclear transport factor 2-like, which yields MQAGDIDCQRVGEGFVQWYYNQFDHTNRMELVNLYDESATLTWEGTLFHGREAIAGKLTGMPFQQIKHIVTDQDIQPTIDNSILIMVFGQLKTDNDPPLAFHQVFMLKPQNCNWVCTNDVFRLGIHNIPVESQ from the exons ATGCAGGCGGGTGACATTGACTGTCAAAGAGTTGGCGAAGGTTTTGTGCAGTGGTACTACAACCAGTTTGATCACACCAACAGGATGGAACTGGTGAACCTTTAT GATGAAAGTGCTACTCTGACATGGGAAGGAACCCTCTTCCATGGGAGAGAAGCCATCGCCGGCAAACTGACT GGTATGCCGTTCCAGCAAATTAAACACATTGTCACAGACCAAGATATCCAGCCCACAATAGACAACAGCATCCTCATCATGGTTTTTGGACAGTTAAAG ACTGACAACGATCCGCCTTTGGCCTTCCACCAAGTGTTCATGCTGAAGCCACAGAACTGCAACTGGGTGTGCACGAATGACGTGTTCCGCTTGGGTATACATAACATACCTGTGGAGTCTCAGTAG